Below is a genomic region from Lawsonia intracellularis PHE/MN1-00.
AAAAATTTCAAAAAGATCATCTTCAGCTTCGGATGTTAATAAAACATCAAAAGCATTATTCGACATAGTCTGCTATCCTTTTATCAAGATCTTTAAATACTTCCTTAACTGGTTTAAGATTACCTTCATCAGCACTTTTAAATCGCAACAACAAGACTTTAAGCAATACTATATTATTTTTTAATTGTTCATAATCTTTAATCCCCATAAGAACAGCAGAGGCCTCTCCATTTTGTGTAATAATCATAGGACCTGAAATATTTACCTGCTCTAACACCTTAGCACTATTAGCTTTTATATAACTAATAGGTTTTATATCTTGACTTAATTTCATAATACCTCCCAAAATTATTAAACTAAATGTAGACCATATTCGGTTTAAGTCAATAGTTTGATATACACCCTAGTACACAATCACTAGAAATAACATAGTAAATTTTAGAATAAATAGGATTTTGCTATTCGGGTTTTGGAGTAGATGTATAATTACATATTTTATAATATTTTTAATAACATAAGGGAAAACCTTACATAGTGGTGTGTAAAATTTTTTCGGGTTTTGAAGTAGGATGTTATTATAGTAAAACAATCTATTTTTATAAAATGACATTGTAATTTAGGTAAAAAAACACCATTGGGTTTTGAAGTAGGATAATTCGGGTTTTGAAGTAGGATAATTCGGATTTTGAAGTAGATTTTTTCGGGTTTTGAAGTAGGATGTTACCTATAACCATAAGAACCTCTAAAGGAAAATAGGTAA
It encodes:
- a CDS encoding type II toxin-antitoxin system Phd/YefM family antitoxin → MKLSQDIKPISYIKANSAKVLEQVNISGPMIITQNGEASAVLMGIKDYEQLKNNIVLLKVLLLRFKSADEGNLKPVKEVFKDLDKRIADYVE